The following proteins are co-located in the Solea solea chromosome 21, fSolSol10.1, whole genome shotgun sequence genome:
- the snu13b gene encoding SNU13 homolog, small nuclear ribonucleoprotein b (U4/U6.U5), with translation MTEAQVNPKAYPLADATLTKTILDLVQQASNYKQLRKGANEATKTLNRGISEFIVMAADAEPLEIILHLPLLCEDKNVPYVFVRSKQALGRACGVSRPVIATSVTIKEGSQLKPQIQSVQMAIERLLV, from the exons ATG ACTGAAGCTCAGGTGAATCCGAAGGCCTACCCGCTGGCTGACGCCACGCTCACCAAAACCATCCTGGACCTGGTGCAACAAGCGTCCAACTACAAGCAGCTGAGGAAGGGAGCGAACGAGG CCACCAAAACCCTGAACAGAGGCATCTCTGAATTCATTGTGATGGCCGCAGACGCTGAGCCTCTGGAGATCATCCTCCACCTGCCGCTGCTCTGCGAGGACAAGAACGTGCCGTACGTGTTTGTCCGGTCCAAGCAGGCCCTGGGCCGGGCCTGCGGGGTGTCGCGCCCCGTCATCGCTACCTCTGTCACCATAAAGGAGGGATCTCAGCTCAAGCCGCAGATTCAGTCTGTGCAGATGGCTATTGAGAGACTGCTGGTGTGA
- the LOC131448057 gene encoding cytochrome b-c1 complex subunit 2, mitochondrial isoform X1: MKGIRGISHLTKRYYAAARTGQSLVQPLAGLKLSPVAAHSYLDVHVTRLPSGLVIASLENYSPASKIGVVVRAGCRYETPENQGVTHLLRLASNLTTKGASAFKICRGVEAVGGSLSVTSTREDMTYTVDCLRDDVDTVMEYLINVTTAPEFRPWEVSDLTPRVKLDKAIAAHNTQIVVLEALHEAAYKNALCNSLYCPDHMVGKIQSEHLHQFVQNNFTSARMALVGLGVDHAVLKQVGEQFLNIRSGAGTTGATAQYRGGEARLASTGSSLLHSAVVSQSAAVGSSEALAFSVLQHVLGAGPHVKRGSSTTNKLVQGVSKATTDPFDVSAFNTSYSDSGLFGIYTISQAAAVGDVLKAALAEVKAVADGGVTAADLTRAKAQLKGQLLMSLETPEALLEAMATQALTAGSYTSPEEITKNIDNVSLTDVANAASKFVSGKKTMASCGNLVKTPFVDEI, encoded by the exons ATGAAGGGGATCCGGGGAATCAGTCATTTAACA AAACGCTACTATGCGGCTGCCAGAACGGGCCAGTCCCTTGTCCAGCCCTTAGCTGGCCTCAAGCTCTCTCCTGTGGCTGCGCACTCTTACCTGGATGTGCAT GTGACCAGACTGCCCAGTGGACTGGTGATCGCCTCACTTGAGAACTACTCCCCAGCTTCCAAGATCGGAGTAGTTGTCAGGGCCGGCTGTCGCTATGAGACTCCAGAGAACCAGGGGGTCACTCATCTCCTCCGACTCGCTTCCAACCTG ACAACCAAAGGAGCTTCAGCGTTTAAGATATGCCGTGGTGTCGAGGCAGTGGGAGGCAGCCTGAG CGTGACTTCAACCAGAGAGGATATGACGTACACCGTCGACTGCTTGAGAGATGACGT TGACACAGTGATGGAGTATTTGATCAACGTTACGACAGCCCCAGAGTTCCGTCCATGGGAGGTGTCCGACCTCACGCCCAGAGTGAAGCTTGACAAAGCCATCGCTGCCCATAACACTCAGATAG tTGTGCTCGAAGCTCTGCATGAAGCGGCCTACAAGAACGCCCTGTGCAACTCTCTGTACTGTCCAGACCACATGGTTGGCAAGATCCAGTCTGAACAC ctgcaccagtTTGTCCAGAACAACTTCACAAGTGCACGGATGGCTCTCGTAGGACTCG GTGTTGACCATGCTGTGCTGAAGCAAGTTGGAGAGCAGTTCCTCAACATCCGCAGTGGAGCAGGAACCACAGGAGCCACAGCTCAGTATCGTGGAG GTGAGGCCCGTCTGGCCAGCACCGGCAGCAGCCTGCTCCACTCAGCTGTGGTGAGTCAGTCAGCAGCAGTGGGCAGCAGCGAGGCTCTGGCCTTCAGTGTCCTGCAGCACGTCCTGGGAGCTGGTCCACATGTCAAGAGAGGCTCCAGCACCACCAACAAACTGGTCCAGGGGGTTTCCAAGGCAACCACTGATCCATTTGAT GTCAGTGCTTTCAACACGAGCTACTCTGACTCTGGTCTGTTTGGCATTTACACCATTTCCCAGGCTGCAGCTGTTGGTGAT GTGCTAAAGGCCGCTCTTGCTGAGGTGAAAGCTGTCGCTGATGGTGGAGTCACAGCTGCTGACCTCACTCGAGCCAA GGCCCAGCTGAAGGGACAGTTGCTGATGTCTCTGGAGACCCCAGAGGCTTTGCTGGAGGCCATGGCCACTCAGGCACTGACTGCTGGTTCATACACGTCACCAGAGGAAATCACCAAAAACATCGACAATGTCTCCCTGACTGACGTTGCTAAC GCTGCCAGCAAATTTGTGTCCGGAAAAAAGACCATGGCGTCCTGCGGCAACCTCGTGAAGACGCCTTTTGTGGACGAGATCTGA
- the LOC131448057 gene encoding cytochrome b-c1 complex subunit 2, mitochondrial isoform X2, whose product MKGIRGISHLTTRLYAAQAARKVESTGAAGHVKFHPQDVQVTRLPSGLVIASLENYSPASKIGVVVRAGCRYETPENQGVTHLLRLASNLTTKGASAFKICRGVEAVGGSLSVTSTREDMTYTVDCLRDDVDTVMEYLINVTTAPEFRPWEVSDLTPRVKLDKAIAAHNTQIVVLEALHEAAYKNALCNSLYCPDHMVGKIQSEHLHQFVQNNFTSARMALVGLGVDHAVLKQVGEQFLNIRSGAGTTGATAQYRGGEARLASTGSSLLHSAVVSQSAAVGSSEALAFSVLQHVLGAGPHVKRGSSTTNKLVQGVSKATTDPFDVSAFNTSYSDSGLFGIYTISQAAAVGDVLKAALAEVKAVADGGVTAADLTRAKAQLKGQLLMSLETPEALLEAMATQALTAGSYTSPEEITKNIDNVSLTDVANAASKFVSGKKTMASCGNLVKTPFVDEI is encoded by the exons ATGAAGGGGATCCGGGGAATCAGTCATTTAACA ACGAGGCTTTATGCTGCCCAGGCTGCCCGTAAGGTGGAATCCACTGGGGCTGCCGGACACGTAAAGTTTCACCCTCAGGATGTGCAG GTGACCAGACTGCCCAGTGGACTGGTGATCGCCTCACTTGAGAACTACTCCCCAGCTTCCAAGATCGGAGTAGTTGTCAGGGCCGGCTGTCGCTATGAGACTCCAGAGAACCAGGGGGTCACTCATCTCCTCCGACTCGCTTCCAACCTG ACAACCAAAGGAGCTTCAGCGTTTAAGATATGCCGTGGTGTCGAGGCAGTGGGAGGCAGCCTGAG CGTGACTTCAACCAGAGAGGATATGACGTACACCGTCGACTGCTTGAGAGATGACGT TGACACAGTGATGGAGTATTTGATCAACGTTACGACAGCCCCAGAGTTCCGTCCATGGGAGGTGTCCGACCTCACGCCCAGAGTGAAGCTTGACAAAGCCATCGCTGCCCATAACACTCAGATAG tTGTGCTCGAAGCTCTGCATGAAGCGGCCTACAAGAACGCCCTGTGCAACTCTCTGTACTGTCCAGACCACATGGTTGGCAAGATCCAGTCTGAACAC ctgcaccagtTTGTCCAGAACAACTTCACAAGTGCACGGATGGCTCTCGTAGGACTCG GTGTTGACCATGCTGTGCTGAAGCAAGTTGGAGAGCAGTTCCTCAACATCCGCAGTGGAGCAGGAACCACAGGAGCCACAGCTCAGTATCGTGGAG GTGAGGCCCGTCTGGCCAGCACCGGCAGCAGCCTGCTCCACTCAGCTGTGGTGAGTCAGTCAGCAGCAGTGGGCAGCAGCGAGGCTCTGGCCTTCAGTGTCCTGCAGCACGTCCTGGGAGCTGGTCCACATGTCAAGAGAGGCTCCAGCACCACCAACAAACTGGTCCAGGGGGTTTCCAAGGCAACCACTGATCCATTTGAT GTCAGTGCTTTCAACACGAGCTACTCTGACTCTGGTCTGTTTGGCATTTACACCATTTCCCAGGCTGCAGCTGTTGGTGAT GTGCTAAAGGCCGCTCTTGCTGAGGTGAAAGCTGTCGCTGATGGTGGAGTCACAGCTGCTGACCTCACTCGAGCCAA GGCCCAGCTGAAGGGACAGTTGCTGATGTCTCTGGAGACCCCAGAGGCTTTGCTGGAGGCCATGGCCACTCAGGCACTGACTGCTGGTTCATACACGTCACCAGAGGAAATCACCAAAAACATCGACAATGTCTCCCTGACTGACGTTGCTAAC GCTGCCAGCAAATTTGTGTCCGGAAAAAAGACCATGGCGTCCTGCGGCAACCTCGTGAAGACGCCTTTTGTGGACGAGATCTGA